From the genome of Devriesea agamarum, one region includes:
- a CDS encoding BCCT family transporter: protein MPSVPTDHSSQIPHQPQQTSSSRPPEPASNAPDESKYGLARAVFGASVGTVVLCLAFALILPHQFNAVIGAVNTVIVNSIGWYYVLIVTGFVVFGLVVAFSKLGTVKLGNDDDEPEYGVFPWFAMLFAAGMGIGLVFWGAAEPLKYLTQQWTPPGTANLSPSGHAQRALTQTFLHWGIHAWAIYVVVGLAVAYATHRRGRPISIRWALEPVLGRYTNSWIGDLIDISAVVGTLFGVATSLGFGVNQITAGLAHLGLVPDNAMVKIIIVIVITALAILSVVSGLDKGIKLLSNTNMGLAALLLVAVLVLGPTLILLREFVSGIGSYIQNFVQLSFQTFPFNGEAGETWLANWTTNYWGWWISWSPFVGVFIARISRGRTVREFIVGVLLVPTLVTVLWFTVLGGTAIYQQLFEGKGLISDGNVDVNTVLFDMLNNLPGGPVLSGLAIILVTIFFITSADSGAFVVDMIAHRGDPQPPRLTRFIWAAASGGIAAVLIGISATHGEDTSGMSALQALTLLAAAPFSVVMIGMCLSVLRSLKRDVLRIEKAERAVIRRELVEHVADQLDVAPPPRPKQLRIALRRRHK, encoded by the coding sequence ATGCCCTCCGTCCCCACGGACCATTCGAGCCAAATCCCGCATCAACCCCAGCAGACCAGTTCCAGCAGACCACCCGAACCCGCATCAAATGCACCTGACGAGTCAAAGTACGGACTTGCCCGGGCAGTGTTCGGCGCCTCCGTCGGCACCGTCGTGCTCTGTCTCGCATTCGCCCTGATCCTCCCCCACCAATTCAACGCGGTGATCGGCGCGGTCAACACGGTGATCGTCAACAGTATCGGCTGGTACTACGTCCTGATCGTGACCGGATTTGTGGTGTTCGGACTGGTGGTGGCGTTCAGCAAACTCGGCACCGTCAAGCTCGGCAACGATGATGACGAACCCGAATACGGCGTCTTCCCCTGGTTTGCGATGCTCTTCGCAGCCGGCATGGGCATCGGCCTGGTGTTCTGGGGCGCTGCCGAACCGTTGAAGTACCTCACTCAGCAGTGGACACCCCCGGGCACCGCAAACCTCAGCCCCTCCGGCCACGCTCAGCGAGCCCTGACCCAAACATTTTTGCACTGGGGTATTCATGCCTGGGCTATTTACGTGGTGGTCGGACTCGCCGTTGCATATGCCACGCACCGTCGCGGGCGCCCGATCTCAATTCGCTGGGCGTTAGAGCCTGTGCTCGGGCGCTACACCAACTCCTGGATCGGCGACCTTATCGATATCAGCGCTGTGGTGGGCACCCTCTTCGGTGTCGCCACCTCCCTGGGCTTTGGTGTCAACCAGATCACCGCTGGCCTCGCTCACCTCGGCCTCGTTCCCGACAACGCGATGGTCAAGATCATCATCGTCATCGTCATCACCGCCCTCGCCATACTGTCGGTGGTCTCAGGCTTGGATAAAGGCATTAAGTTGCTGTCCAACACCAATATGGGGCTGGCAGCACTTTTGCTGGTGGCAGTGCTGGTGCTCGGCCCCACGCTGATCTTGCTGCGCGAGTTCGTGTCCGGCATCGGCTCCTATATCCAAAACTTTGTGCAGCTGTCGTTTCAAACCTTCCCTTTTAACGGCGAGGCGGGCGAGACCTGGCTGGCAAACTGGACCACCAACTACTGGGGCTGGTGGATCTCCTGGTCCCCGTTCGTGGGCGTTTTCATTGCCCGGATATCGCGCGGTCGCACGGTGCGCGAGTTCATCGTCGGGGTTCTCCTCGTGCCCACGCTGGTGACGGTTTTGTGGTTCACCGTTCTCGGCGGAACTGCTATTTACCAGCAGCTGTTTGAGGGTAAGGGGCTCATCTCCGACGGCAACGTGGATGTGAACACAGTGTTGTTCGACATGTTGAACAATCTGCCGGGCGGCCCAGTTCTCAGCGGTCTCGCCATCATCCTGGTCACGATCTTCTTCATTACCAGCGCAGACTCGGGCGCGTTCGTCGTCGATATGATCGCGCACCGCGGGGACCCGCAACCGCCTCGTCTAACCCGCTTTATCTGGGCAGCAGCCTCAGGTGGAATTGCCGCGGTGCTGATCGGAATCAGTGCCACGCACGGGGAAGACACTTCTGGAATGTCGGCCCTGCAAGCGCTCACATTACTGGCTGCCGCACCATTTAGCGTGGTCATGATCGGTATGTGCTTGTCCGTGCTGCGCTCGCTCAAACGCGATGTGTTGCGGATTGAAAAGGCTGAGCGCGCGGTGATCCGGCGTGAACTGGTCGAACACGTGGCCGATCAGCTCGATGTCGCCCCGCCGCCCAGGCCAAAGCAGCTTCGGATCGCTCTGCGCAGGCGCCACAAGTAG
- the ykgO gene encoding type B 50S ribosomal protein L36 produces MKVRASIRSLVNKDGAQVVRRRGRLYVINKKNPRFKGRQKG; encoded by the coding sequence ATGAAAGTCCGTGCCTCAATTCGATCCCTCGTCAACAAAGACGGTGCCCAAGTTGTGCGCCGCCGCGGACGTCTGTACGTCATCAACAAAAAGAACCCGCGCTTTAAAGGGCGCCAAAAGGGTTAA
- a CDS encoding type B 50S ribosomal protein L31: MKQGIHPEYRPVIFRDKSADFAILTRSTRSSNTMMLWEDGQEYPVIDVEISSASHPFYTGNTRIVDTAGRVEKFNRRYGKKAAK, encoded by the coding sequence GTGAAACAGGGTATCCACCCCGAATATCGCCCCGTCATCTTCCGCGACAAGTCTGCCGATTTCGCGATCCTGACCCGGTCCACCCGCAGCTCAAACACCATGATGCTGTGGGAAGACGGTCAGGAATACCCGGTGATCGATGTCGAGATCTCCTCGGCATCACACCCGTTCTACACCGGCAATACCCGGATCGTGGATACCGCTGGCAGGGTTGAGAAGTTCAACCGTCGCTACGGAAAGAAGGCCGCGAAATGA